A genomic region of Klebsiella sp. RIT-PI-d contains the following coding sequences:
- the menC gene encoding o-succinylbenzoate synthase, with protein sequence MHSAQVWRWQIPMDAGVILRERRLKTRDGLFLCLNSGRCEGWGEISPLPGFSFETLEQAQACLLDWAREWELGGDPALPTLPSVAFGISCALAEWQGELPQAANYQAAPLCTGDPDALLPLLAAMPGEKVAKVKVGLYEAVRDGMVVNLLLEAIPDLQLRLDANRAWTPLKAQQFARYVNPALRDRIAFLEEPCKTRDDSRAFARETGIAIAWDESLREADFCFAAEPGLRAVVIKPTLTGSLQKVRDQVHMAHALGLTAVISSSIESSLGLTQLARLAAWLTPHTLPGLDTLNLMQAQLLRRWPASPLPCLNQDMMVRLR encoded by the coding sequence ATGCATAGTGCTCAGGTCTGGCGCTGGCAAATCCCGATGGATGCAGGCGTGATCCTGCGCGAGCGGCGTTTAAAGACGCGGGACGGGCTGTTTCTGTGCCTGAATAGCGGTAGATGTGAAGGGTGGGGGGAAATCTCCCCTCTGCCCGGTTTCAGCTTCGAAACGCTGGAACAGGCTCAGGCATGTCTGCTGGACTGGGCGCGCGAGTGGGAGCTGGGTGGCGATCCTGCCCTGCCGACTCTGCCTTCGGTCGCATTTGGCATCAGTTGCGCACTGGCAGAGTGGCAGGGTGAACTGCCGCAGGCGGCGAATTATCAGGCCGCACCGTTATGTACCGGCGATCCGGACGCGCTTCTGCCGTTACTCGCTGCCATGCCCGGTGAGAAAGTCGCCAAGGTTAAAGTCGGACTGTATGAAGCGGTGCGTGACGGCATGGTAGTCAATCTGCTGCTGGAAGCCATTCCCGACTTACAATTGCGTCTTGATGCCAACCGCGCATGGACGCCACTGAAAGCACAGCAGTTTGCCAGATACGTTAATCCCGCCCTGCGCGATCGTATTGCATTTCTGGAGGAGCCATGCAAAACCCGCGACGACTCCCGCGCATTTGCCCGCGAGACCGGGATCGCTATCGCCTGGGATGAAAGCCTGCGCGAAGCTGATTTTTGTTTTGCCGCTGAACCTGGCCTGCGGGCAGTGGTGATCAAACCGACGCTCACCGGCAGTCTGCAAAAAGTCCGCGATCAGGTGCATATGGCCCATGCGCTTGGCTTAACGGCGGTGATCAGCTCGTCAATCGAATCGAGTTTAGGGCTGACCCAGCTGGCACGACTGGCCGCCTGGCTGACGCCGCACACGCTTCCGGGGCTGGATACCCTGAATCTGATGCAGGCGCAATTACTTCGTCGCTGGCCTGCAAGTCCGTTGCCGTGTCTGAATCAAGACATGATGGTGCGGCTGCGATGA
- the menB gene encoding 1,4-dihydroxy-2-naphthoyl-CoA synthase encodes MIYPDENMLYAPAEWQDCSEGYTDIRYQKSVDGIAKITINRPQVRNAFRPLTVKEMIQALADARYDDNVGVIILTGEGDKAFCAGGDQKVRGDYGGYQDDSGVHHLNVLDFQRQIRTCPKPVVAMVAGYSIGGGHVLHMMCDLTIAAENAIFGQTGPKVGSFDGGWGAAYMARIVGQKKAREIWFLCRQYDAKQALDMGLVNTVVPLAELEKETVRWCREMLQNSPMALRCLKAALNADCDGQAGLQELAGNATMLFYMTEEGQEGRNAFNQKRQPDFSKFKRNP; translated from the coding sequence ATGATTTATCCTGATGAAAACATGCTTTACGCCCCCGCTGAATGGCAAGATTGCTCGGAAGGGTATACCGACATCCGCTATCAAAAATCCGTTGATGGTATTGCAAAAATCACCATCAATCGCCCGCAGGTCCGCAACGCATTTCGTCCGCTGACCGTTAAAGAGATGATTCAGGCCCTGGCCGACGCTCGTTACGATGATAACGTTGGGGTCATTATTCTTACCGGTGAAGGCGATAAGGCTTTCTGTGCCGGTGGCGATCAGAAAGTGCGTGGCGATTACGGCGGCTATCAGGATGACTCGGGTGTTCACCACCTTAACGTGCTGGATTTCCAGCGTCAGATCCGCACCTGTCCTAAGCCGGTTGTAGCGATGGTCGCGGGATATTCCATCGGCGGCGGGCATGTCCTGCATATGATGTGCGATCTGACTATCGCGGCGGAAAATGCCATCTTCGGCCAGACCGGTCCGAAAGTCGGCTCCTTCGACGGCGGCTGGGGCGCCGCCTACATGGCACGCATCGTCGGGCAGAAAAAAGCACGTGAAATCTGGTTCCTGTGCCGTCAATACGACGCAAAACAGGCGCTCGATATGGGACTGGTTAATACCGTTGTCCCACTGGCTGAACTTGAGAAAGAAACCGTACGCTGGTGCCGGGAAATGCTGCAAAACAGCCCCATGGCGCTGCGCTGCCTGAAAGCGGCTCTGAACGCAGACTGTGACGGTCAGGCGGGTTTACAGGAGCTGGCGGGGAATGCCACGATGCTGTTTTACATGACCGAAGAAGGTCAGGAAGGGCGCAATGCATTTAACCAGAAGCGCCAGCCAGATTTCAGCAAATTTAAACGGAATCCATAA
- the menH gene encoding 2-succinyl-6-hydroxy-2,4-cyclohexadiene-1-carboxylate synthase, with amino-acid sequence MILHAVAKRAPAAQCWLVFLHGFSGDCREWHDIGEQFQDHSRLYIDLPGHGGSAALQVGGFADVNAALAATLVSYNILEYWLVGYSLGGRIAMHWACQGKPPGLRGVIVEGGHPGLQDDEARRRRWLNDQQWAWRFRHQPLNEVFNSWYQQPVFASLTDAQRQALVSLRQHNHGPALADMLLATSLAVQPDLRPALSARQFPLWYLCGERDAKFSALADELNLARYSISAAGHNAHREAPAEVATALAQLLPL; translated from the coding sequence GTGATCCTGCACGCGGTGGCGAAACGGGCGCCGGCAGCGCAATGCTGGCTGGTTTTCCTGCACGGTTTTTCCGGCGATTGCCGCGAATGGCATGACATCGGGGAACAGTTTCAGGATCACTCCAGGCTGTATATCGACCTTCCCGGTCATGGTGGTTCAGCGGCCCTGCAGGTCGGTGGATTTGCCGACGTTAACGCGGCGCTGGCGGCGACGCTCGTTAGTTACAACATACTTGAGTACTGGTTGGTGGGGTACTCCCTCGGCGGCCGCATTGCAATGCACTGGGCATGTCAGGGCAAACCTCCCGGTCTGCGCGGCGTGATTGTTGAGGGCGGCCATCCGGGATTGCAGGACGACGAGGCCCGCCGTCGCCGGTGGCTGAATGACCAGCAGTGGGCCTGGCGTTTTCGTCATCAGCCGCTTAATGAGGTATTCAATAGCTGGTATCAACAGCCGGTTTTTGCATCTTTAACCGATGCCCAACGCCAGGCGCTGGTCTCACTACGCCAGCACAATCACGGCCCTGCACTGGCCGATATGCTGCTCGCAACTTCACTGGCGGTCCAGCCCGACTTACGCCCGGCGCTAAGCGCCCGGCAATTCCCCCTTTGGTACTTATGCGGCGAGCGCGATGCTAAGTTCAGCGCGCTCGCTGATGAACTTAACCTGGCTCGTTATAGTATTTCCGCCGCCGGGCACAACGCTCACCGGGAAGCGCCGGCAGAGGTTGCTACCGCACTGGCGCAGTTATTGCCACTCTGA
- the menD gene encoding 2-succinyl-5-enolpyruvyl-6-hydroxy-3-cyclohexene-1-carboxylic-acid synthase — MSVSAFNRRWATVIIEALTRHGVRHVCIAPGSRSTPLTLAAAENPALIQHTHFDERGLGHLALGLAKAAQEPVAVIVTSGTAVANLYPALIEAGLTGEKLILLTADRPPELIDCGANQAIRQPGMFATHPAQALALPRPSPDIPARWLISSIDNLLANLHAGGAHINCPFAEPLYGEMDETHLDWQQAPGRWWQDDKPWLQSCLTLKSERQHDWFQWRQKRGVVIAGRMGATEGQRVAEWAKTLGWPLIGDVLSQTGQPLPCADLWLGNAQAIDALNQAQIVIQFGSSLTGKRLLQWQLNCEPEEYWLVDNLTGRLDPAQHRGRRLVSPVADWLIQHPAEKRPPWCVTIPHLAEQAWQTVHAIRETFGEAQLAHRISDYLPARGQLFVGNSLVVRLIDALGQLPAGYPVYSNRGASGIDGLISTAAGVQRASARPTLAIVGDLSALYDLNSLALLRQVSAPLVLIVVNNNGGQIFSLLPTPVNERERLYCMPQNVHFDHAAALFGLDYARVSDWDTLEQTLSRAWRTPSATLVEVVVNSTDGAQTLQQLLAQVSHL; from the coding sequence ATGTCAGTGAGTGCATTTAACCGACGCTGGGCGACAGTAATCATTGAAGCATTAACGCGTCATGGCGTGCGACATGTGTGCATTGCGCCCGGTTCGCGCTCCACGCCGTTAACGCTGGCGGCAGCGGAAAATCCTGCGCTTATTCAGCACACGCATTTTGACGAGCGTGGGCTTGGGCACCTGGCGCTGGGCCTCGCCAAAGCAGCTCAGGAGCCAGTGGCGGTGATTGTTACGTCCGGAACAGCGGTAGCGAATCTCTATCCTGCACTGATCGAAGCCGGGCTGACCGGAGAAAAACTCATTTTGCTCACTGCCGACCGTCCGCCAGAGCTTATCGACTGCGGCGCTAACCAGGCTATCCGTCAGCCGGGCATGTTCGCGACACATCCCGCTCAGGCACTCGCGTTACCGCGTCCCAGCCCCGATATTCCCGCCAGATGGCTGATCTCTTCTATTGATAACCTGCTGGCGAACCTACACGCGGGCGGGGCACACATTAACTGCCCGTTTGCCGAACCCTTATATGGCGAAATGGATGAGACCCATCTTGACTGGCAGCAGGCGCCTGGCCGCTGGTGGCAGGATGATAAACCCTGGCTTCAGAGCTGCCTGACGCTGAAGAGTGAACGCCAGCACGACTGGTTTCAGTGGCGGCAAAAGCGCGGCGTGGTGATCGCGGGCAGAATGGGCGCGACAGAAGGTCAGCGCGTGGCTGAATGGGCTAAAACGCTGGGCTGGCCGCTGATTGGCGATGTGCTATCGCAAACCGGGCAGCCGCTGCCGTGTGCCGATTTATGGCTGGGTAATGCGCAGGCTATCGACGCGTTAAATCAGGCGCAAATCGTTATTCAGTTCGGCAGCAGCCTGACGGGGAAACGGCTTTTACAATGGCAGTTGAACTGCGAACCAGAAGAGTACTGGCTGGTCGATAATCTTACCGGGCGGCTCGACCCGGCGCAGCATCGGGGGCGTCGCCTGGTGTCTCCGGTCGCGGACTGGCTGATTCAACATCCGGCAGAGAAACGTCCGCCGTGGTGCGTGACGATCCCGCATCTGGCTGAGCAGGCGTGGCAGACAGTCCACGCCATCCGCGAGACCTTTGGTGAGGCGCAGCTGGCGCATCGCATTAGCGACTATCTGCCGGCGCGGGGGCAGCTTTTTGTCGGTAACAGCCTGGTCGTACGCCTGATCGATGCGCTGGGCCAGCTGCCGGCTGGCTATCCGGTATACAGTAATCGCGGGGCCAGCGGAATTGACGGGCTGATCTCTACCGCCGCAGGCGTTCAGCGAGCCAGCGCCAGGCCGACACTTGCCATTGTGGGCGACTTATCTGCCCTCTACGATCTTAACAGTCTGGCTCTGCTGCGCCAGGTATCGGCTCCGCTGGTCCTGATCGTGGTGAACAATAATGGCGGGCAGATTTTCTCCCTGCTCCCGACTCCGGTTAATGAACGCGAGCGACTCTACTGTATGCCACAGAATGTGCATTTCGACCATGCTGCCGCGCTGTTTGGTCTGGATTATGCGCGCGTCAGCGACTGGGATACGCTGGAACAGACGCTGTCCCGAGCCTGGCGTACGCCTTCGGCAACGCTTGTCGAAGTGGTGGTTAACAGCACCGATGGCGCTCAGACGCTACAGCAGCTTCTGGCGCAGGTCAGCCACCTGTGA
- the elaB gene encoding stress response protein ElaB: MSYHSYESRIDDDLTLLSETLEEVLRSSGDPTDQKYIELKARAEQSLEDVKNRVSQASDTYYYRAKQVAYRADDYVREKPWQGVGIGAAAGLVFGLLLRG; the protein is encoded by the coding sequence ATGTCTTATCACTCTTATGAATCACGAATCGACGACGATCTGACTCTTCTGAGCGAAACACTGGAGGAAGTCCTGCGCTCCTCTGGCGATCCTACCGATCAGAAATACATTGAGCTTAAAGCGCGTGCAGAGCAGTCTCTGGAAGACGTTAAAAACCGCGTCAGTCAGGCTTCAGACACCTATTATTACCGGGCTAAACAAGTGGCCTACCGTGCAGATGACTATGTGCGTGAAAAACCGTGGCAGGGCGTAGGTATTGGTGCGGCGGCAGGCCTGGTCTTCGGCCTTCTGCTTCGCGGCTAA
- a CDS encoding GNAT family N-acetyltransferase yields MIQWQDLHHSQLTVPQLYALLKLRCEVFVVEQNCPYQDIDDEDLAGENRHLLGWRNNTLVAYARILKSEREYDPVVIGRVIVSEAVRGEKLGHQLMSKAVASCEQYWPQHALYLSAQAHLQKFYAQFGFIPVTDIYLEDDIPHIGMAREVVQA; encoded by the coding sequence ATGATCCAGTGGCAGGACCTTCATCATTCGCAGTTAACCGTTCCCCAGCTGTATGCACTACTTAAGTTGCGCTGCGAGGTCTTTGTCGTGGAACAGAACTGTCCGTATCAGGATATTGACGATGAAGACCTGGCCGGTGAGAACCGTCATCTTCTCGGCTGGCGGAATAATACCCTGGTGGCGTATGCGAGGATTCTGAAAAGCGAGCGGGAGTATGACCCGGTAGTCATTGGTCGGGTGATCGTCAGCGAGGCAGTTCGCGGCGAAAAACTGGGTCATCAGCTCATGTCTAAAGCCGTCGCCAGCTGTGAGCAATACTGGCCGCAGCACGCGCTGTACCTGAGCGCGCAGGCCCATCTGCAAAAATTCTACGCGCAGTTTGGCTTCATTCCGGTGACGGACATTTATCTCGAAGACGATATTCCTCATATTGGTATGGCACGCGAAGTTGTCCAGGCGTAA
- the rnz gene encoding ribonuclease Z, with protein sequence MELVFLGTSAGVPTRKRNMTSILLNLQQPTASAVWLFDCGEGTQHQLLKTAFHPGKLDKIFITHLHGDHLFGLPGLLCSRSMQGNPQPLTLYGPAGLREFVETALRLSGSWTDYPLTINEISAGEVFTDENYTVTAFPLNHPVECYGYRIEEHDKPGALNAGALKAEGIVPGPLFQKLKQGLTVTLDDGRVINGNDYLSAPTAGKKLAIFGDTAPCPEALNLARGVDVMVHETTLEHAMAEKANSRGHSSTIQAADLARQAGAGRLIATHISSRYDAARAAELLAECRQHFPHTQLAEDFAVITV encoded by the coding sequence ATGGAACTGGTTTTTTTGGGAACGTCCGCAGGGGTACCTACCCGTAAGCGTAATATGACGTCTATCTTACTTAATTTGCAACAGCCCACAGCCAGTGCCGTATGGCTTTTTGACTGCGGCGAAGGCACGCAGCATCAGCTGCTGAAAACGGCATTTCATCCTGGCAAGCTGGATAAAATCTTTATTACCCATCTGCACGGCGATCACCTGTTCGGCCTGCCCGGGCTGTTGTGCAGCCGATCAATGCAGGGTAATCCGCAGCCGCTGACGCTGTACGGGCCAGCAGGGCTGCGTGAGTTCGTTGAAACGGCACTGCGTTTAAGCGGCTCCTGGACCGATTATCCGCTGACTATCAACGAAATCAGCGCGGGCGAGGTGTTTACCGACGAGAATTATACGGTGACGGCTTTCCCGCTTAATCATCCGGTTGAATGCTACGGCTACCGTATTGAGGAACATGATAAACCCGGCGCGCTCAACGCTGGCGCACTGAAAGCCGAGGGTATTGTGCCAGGCCCGCTTTTTCAGAAGCTCAAACAGGGGCTGACCGTTACGCTCGACGATGGCCGGGTTATTAATGGCAACGATTATCTGAGCGCGCCGACAGCGGGCAAAAAGCTGGCTATTTTTGGCGATACCGCCCCCTGCCCTGAAGCGCTAAACCTTGCTCGCGGCGTCGATGTCATGGTCCATGAAACGACCCTGGAACATGCGATGGCAGAGAAAGCCAACAGCCGCGGTCACTCCTCGACCATACAGGCGGCGGATCTGGCGAGGCAGGCTGGCGCAGGAAGACTGATTGCCACGCACATCAGTTCCCGCTATGACGCGGCGCGCGCAGCAGAGCTTCTGGCGGAGTGTCGACAGCATTTTCCACACACTCAGCTGGCAGAAGATTTCGCCGTCATCACGGTTTAA
- a CDS encoding chemotaxis protein: MDTFQKDIDDRANLTLSNRFELLLFRLGESAHDEKSELFGINVFKLREIVPMPAFTRPAGIKPPLLGMVNIRDQIIPVIDLPAVAGCKPSKGLNILLITEYARSVQAFAVESVENIIRLDWTQIHTAEKAINGQYITSIACLDEDKNSNNLALVIDVEQILYDIVPAEHDLHATHIQTQKFKVKPGSTAIVAEDSKVARMMLAKALEAMEIPAQLHITGKEAWETIEALAEAARVEGVPITDKISMVLTDLEMPEMDGFTLTRKIKTDERLKHIPVVIHSSLSGNANEDHVRKVQADGYVAKFEINELSSVIEEVLDRAASRRQGPLISRQSA; encoded by the coding sequence ATGGACACTTTTCAGAAAGACATTGATGACAGGGCCAATCTGACCCTGTCAAACCGCTTTGAGCTGCTGCTGTTTCGCCTCGGCGAGTCCGCCCACGATGAAAAATCAGAATTGTTTGGCATCAACGTGTTTAAACTGCGCGAGATCGTACCGATGCCAGCATTCACTCGCCCAGCCGGGATCAAGCCGCCGCTACTCGGGATGGTGAATATCCGCGATCAAATCATCCCGGTTATTGATTTGCCCGCGGTTGCAGGCTGTAAGCCTTCGAAAGGACTAAATATTCTGTTGATTACCGAGTATGCCCGCAGCGTGCAGGCGTTTGCCGTGGAGTCGGTGGAAAATATTATTCGCCTCGACTGGACACAAATCCATACCGCTGAAAAAGCGATTAACGGGCAGTACATTACCAGCATTGCCTGTCTGGATGAGGATAAAAATAGCAATAATCTCGCGCTGGTCATCGATGTTGAACAGATCCTGTATGACATCGTACCCGCAGAGCACGACCTGCATGCAACCCATATCCAGACGCAAAAATTTAAAGTGAAGCCAGGATCGACTGCCATTGTAGCCGAAGATTCTAAAGTCGCGCGGATGATGCTGGCCAAAGCGCTGGAAGCCATGGAGATCCCGGCGCAGTTGCATATTACCGGAAAGGAAGCCTGGGAAACGATTGAGGCGCTGGCGGAAGCCGCCCGCGTTGAAGGCGTACCGATAACGGATAAAATTTCGATGGTGCTGACCGACCTTGAAATGCCGGAGATGGATGGGTTTACGCTGACCCGTAAAATTAAAACCGATGAGCGACTGAAACATATTCCGGTGGTGATCCACTCTTCACTTTCCGGTAATGCTAATGAAGATCACGTGCGTAAAGTACAGGCCGATGGCTACGTAGCGAAATTTGAAATCAACGAGCTTTCTTCAGTGATTGAAGAAGTGCTGGATCGTGCTGCATCCCGGCGCCAGGGGCCGTTGATAAGCCGGCAAAGTGCCTGA
- the nuoN gene encoding NADH-quinone oxidoreductase subunit NuoN → MTITSQHLIALLPLLIVGLTVVVVMLSIAWRRNHFLNATLSVIGLNVALVSLWFVGQAGAMDVTPLMRVDGYAMLYTGLVLLASLATCTFAYPWLEGYNDNKEEFYLLVLIATLGGILLANANHMAALFLGIELISLPLFGLVGYAFRLKRSLEASIKYTILSAAASSFLLFGMALVYAQSGNLSFLAIGKSLGDGMLHEPLLLAGLGLMIVGLGFKLSLVPFHLWTPDVYQGAPAPVSTFLATASKIAIFGVVMRLFLYAPVGDSDAVRIVLGVIAFASIIFGNLMALSQTNIKRLLGYSSISHLGYLLVALIALQSGEMSMEAVGVYLAGYLFSSLGAFGVVSLMSSPYRGADADSLFSYRGLFWHRPVLAAVMTVMMLSLAGIPMTLGFIGKFYILAVGVQANLWWLVGAVVVGSAIGLYYYLRVAVSLYLNAPEKLSRDAPSNWQYSAGGIVVLISALLVLVLGVWPQPLISLVQLALPLM, encoded by the coding sequence ATGACAATAACTTCACAACACCTGATTGCGCTGCTACCGCTGCTAATCGTCGGTTTGACGGTGGTGGTCGTGATGCTCTCCATTGCGTGGCGACGCAATCATTTTCTCAATGCCACGCTGTCGGTCATTGGGCTTAATGTCGCGTTAGTATCGCTTTGGTTTGTTGGCCAGGCAGGCGCAATGGACGTCACGCCGCTGATGCGCGTAGATGGATACGCCATGCTGTACACCGGGCTGGTCCTGCTGGCGAGTCTTGCTACCTGTACTTTTGCCTATCCGTGGCTGGAAGGGTACAACGACAATAAAGAAGAGTTCTATCTGCTGGTATTGATTGCCACGCTGGGTGGGATCCTGCTGGCGAACGCTAATCACATGGCGGCGCTGTTCCTCGGCATTGAGCTTATCTCCCTGCCGCTGTTTGGTCTGGTAGGTTATGCTTTCCGCCTGAAACGCTCTCTGGAAGCCAGCATCAAGTACACTATTCTGTCCGCCGCCGCCTCGTCATTCCTGCTGTTCGGCATGGCGCTGGTGTACGCTCAGTCCGGCAATCTGTCGTTCCTGGCGATCGGTAAGAGCCTTGGTGACGGGATGCTGCACGAACCGCTGCTGCTGGCCGGTCTGGGTCTGATGATAGTCGGCCTCGGCTTTAAACTGTCGCTGGTGCCGTTCCACCTGTGGACGCCGGATGTCTACCAGGGCGCACCTGCGCCGGTATCAACCTTCCTGGCGACTGCAAGCAAAATTGCTATCTTTGGCGTGGTAATGCGTCTGTTTCTCTATGCGCCAGTCGGCGATAGCGACGCCGTGCGGATTGTACTGGGCGTAATTGCCTTTGCCTCTATCATCTTCGGGAACCTGATGGCGCTGAGCCAGACCAATATCAAACGTCTGCTCGGCTATTCATCTATCTCGCATCTCGGCTATCTGCTGGTGGCGCTGATTGCGCTGCAAAGCGGTGAGATGTCGATGGAGGCCGTAGGCGTTTATCTGGCGGGTTACCTGTTCAGCAGCCTTGGCGCGTTTGGCGTGGTAAGCCTGATGTCCAGCCCGTACCGGGGTGCAGATGCCGATTCTCTGTTCTCTTATCGTGGTTTGTTCTGGCACCGCCCGGTTCTGGCCGCTGTCATGACGGTAATGATGCTGTCGCTGGCAGGTATTCCAATGACCCTCGGCTTCATTGGTAAGTTCTACATCCTGGCCGTCGGTGTGCAGGCCAACCTGTGGTGGCTGGTTGGGGCTGTGGTAGTCGGTTCGGCGATTGGTCTCTACTACTACCTGCGCGTTGCTGTGAGTCTGTATCTGAACGCGCCGGAGAAATTGAGCCGCGACGCACCGTCAAACTGGCAGTACAGCGCCGGCGGTATTGTGGTTCTGATTTCCGCTTTACTGGTACTGGTCCTCGGCGTCTGGCCGCAGCCGTTGATTAGCCTGGTGCAACTGGCACTGCCGCTGATGTAA
- the nuoM gene encoding NADH-quinone oxidoreductase subunit M encodes MLLPWLILIPFIGGFLCWQTERFGVKVPRWIALITMGLTFLLSLQLWLQGGYSLTQAAGLPQWQSEFLLPWIPRFGISIHLALDGLSLLMVTLTGLLGVLAVLCSWREIEKYQGFFHLNLMWILGGVIGVFLAIDLFLFFFFWEMMLVPMYFLIALWGHKASDGKTRISAATKFFIYTQASGLVMLIAILSLVFVHYSATGVWTFDYEALLKTPMSHGVEYLLMLGFFIAFAVKMPVVPLHGWLPDAHSQAPTAGSVDLAGILLKTAAYGLLRFSLPLFPNASAEFAPIAMWLGVIGIFYGAWMAFAQTDIKRLIAYTSVSHMGFVLIAIYTGSQLAYQGAVIQMIAHGLSAAGMFIICGQLYERLHTRDMRMMGGLWSKIKWLPAMSLFFAVATLGMPGTGNFVGEFMILFGSYQVVPVITVISTFGLVFASVYSLAMLHRAYFGKAKSEIAAKELPGMSLRELSIILLLVVLLVLLGLWPQPILDTSHSAMSNIQQWFVNSVTTTRP; translated from the coding sequence ATGCTATTACCCTGGCTAATACTAATTCCCTTTATCGGCGGCTTTCTGTGCTGGCAAACCGAACGCTTCGGCGTGAAAGTGCCGCGCTGGATAGCGCTGATAACCATGGGACTGACGTTTTTGCTCTCTCTGCAACTGTGGTTGCAGGGCGGCTACTCTCTGACTCAGGCGGCTGGATTGCCGCAGTGGCAGTCGGAATTCCTGCTGCCGTGGATCCCGCGTTTTGGCATCTCCATTCATCTGGCGCTGGATGGTCTTTCTCTGCTGATGGTGACGCTGACCGGGTTGCTTGGCGTACTGGCGGTTCTCTGCTCCTGGCGTGAGATCGAGAAATATCAGGGTTTCTTCCATCTTAATCTGATGTGGATCCTCGGTGGCGTTATCGGCGTGTTCCTGGCCATTGACCTGTTCCTGTTCTTCTTCTTCTGGGAGATGATGCTGGTACCGATGTACTTCCTGATTGCGCTCTGGGGCCATAAAGCCTCCGACGGGAAGACGCGTATTTCTGCGGCTACCAAATTCTTCATCTACACCCAGGCCAGCGGTCTGGTGATGCTGATTGCTATCCTGTCGCTGGTCTTTGTGCATTACAGCGCTACTGGCGTCTGGACCTTCGACTATGAAGCGCTGCTGAAAACGCCTATGTCGCACGGCGTCGAATATCTGCTGATGCTGGGCTTCTTCATCGCCTTCGCGGTGAAAATGCCGGTGGTGCCGCTGCATGGCTGGCTGCCGGATGCGCACTCTCAGGCCCCGACCGCCGGCTCTGTTGACCTTGCCGGTATCCTGCTGAAAACTGCCGCTTACGGTCTGCTGCGTTTCTCGTTGCCGCTGTTCCCGAATGCCTCTGCGGAATTTGCACCGATAGCCATGTGGCTCGGCGTGATTGGTATTTTCTACGGCGCGTGGATGGCCTTTGCCCAGACCGATATTAAGCGTCTGATTGCCTACACCTCTGTTTCGCATATGGGCTTCGTGCTGATTGCGATTTATACCGGCAGCCAGCTGGCATACCAGGGCGCGGTGATCCAGATGATTGCGCACGGTCTTTCTGCCGCCGGGATGTTTATTATCTGCGGTCAGCTTTACGAGCGTCTGCATACCCGTGATATGCGTATGATGGGCGGCCTGTGGAGCAAAATTAAATGGCTGCCAGCCATGTCGCTGTTCTTCGCTGTCGCTACGCTTGGGATGCCGGGCACCGGTAACTTCGTGGGCGAGTTCATGATCCTGTTCGGCAGCTATCAGGTCGTACCGGTGATCACCGTGATTTCAACCTTCGGTCTGGTATTTGCCTCCGTTTACTCGCTGGCCATGCTGCACCGCGCTTACTTTGGTAAAGCGAAAAGTGAAATCGCGGCAAAAGAGCTGCCGGGAATGTCGCTGCGCGAGCTGTCTATCATTCTGCTTCTGGTTGTACTGCTGGTACTGCTGGGCCTCTGGCCACAGCCGATTCTGGATACGTCGCATTCAGCGATGAGCAACATCCAGCAGTGGTTTGTTAATTCCGTTACTACTACAAGGCCGTAA